In the candidate division WOR-3 bacterium genome, TGGCGAGCGTAACCGCTACCTCGGGCAGCGACGGCTTGCCCGGGTCGGGCGACAGGGCTCCCTGGGGGAGTTCGACCACATCGAACCCGTTGAGCGACGAGAACCGGACAGCGCCCGGGCTCGTGTTCAGCGTATGAATCACGGTTTCGGCAAGCAAAAGGGCCGGCACAAAGGCGAATAGAATCAGAGCTCTCTTCAAGAATCCTCCGAAGTCAGTTGTTTCCAGGTCAATTGTAGATTGTATATATCCCGGCCAACGAGCGCAAGAAGAAAACCGGCTCACCGACTCGTGCACGCTACGCTCAGCGCTCCGCCACGCGTCCCGGTCGGATTCTCACGGAGACAGGCTGCAGGCCCGGAAAGCGGCCGGGGAGAACGGTCCCGGGCCCGGAGCTAGCGTGCCTGCGGCGACCGGTGAGCGTTGGTCAGCCGCCCCAACCTATGCCAGTAGCGGTGGCAGGAGTAGAAGAGCGCGGACGCGCTCATGTTAAGATGGCCGTAGATGTAGGTGAGGGGGTTGAGGCCGTGGACCCCAAGAGCAGGGGCGTGTCCGGGCCTGGTCAGCGGGCTGAATTCGGCGACCAGGGTCTCATATGCGGCCGCTGTCGCATCCACCACCCGGGTCCAGTCCATCTGTGCAACGCGATCCGTTGCCTGGCGGCAAAGCCGGTCATACCGGGCCTGGGGCAAGCTGCAGACCCGCTCGACACAGCGGGCGAACTCGGCAGGCGGCGTCTCTCTGGGCAGTCTTCGGCCCACAGCGTCGTCAACCAGTTCGTCAACTGTCTCGTTGGCGAGACCGATAACCGGCGTTCCCGAGGCAAGCGCCTCGATTACGGTCAGGGACTGGACTTCCAGCCGGGAGGCCGAGACGAAGGCGTGGGTATCAGCCAGGCACGCCGGTATCGCAGACTGGTCCAGCTGGCCGAGGAACTCGACGTTGTTCAGACCGTGCTCGGAGGCGAAGCGGCGCAGTCTTCTCTCGTAGCCCGGGACAAGCGTCTTGCCGACCAACCGCAAGCGGTAGTCCGGCGGCAGGTGCGCAAGCATCTCCAGCAGGTACATCTGGTTCTTGCGTTCGGAGAGGAAGCCGATGAAGCAGAGATTGCGTGCCCTGCCGTCCATGTCGGCAAAGCGGCCGGTGCGGAAACGCGCCAGGTCGCGGCCGTTCGAGATAGGGAAGACCCGGGCCCGGAGCGGGTACTCGCGCAGCGCCCGGATTACCGAGTCGTTGATGGCTACGATGCCGTCGCAGTCAGCGAGGAAGCGGCTGATGTAGGAGTGAACTACGGGCTGCACCAGCCGGCGGGCTCGGAACCCCGGCAGCTCACAGGCGCCGAACTCGAGGATCCGGTTGGGAAGACCGTGAAGGGTTATGACAAACGGGATCGAGTGGCCAAGCGCGTAGTACTGGGCTATCGCCCCTAGCATTATCGGGTCGTGGCTGTGGACTATTTCCGGTCGGAACTCGTCCAGCCAGGCGATGGTCCTGTTGCAGGTGGAGCGGTCGAGCGACGGGTAGTAGACCTGGTCGGGCCCGGCGCTGGCCACGGTCAGTACCTTCACGCCGCGGCTATTCGTCGCCAGCGCGGTTCTCTCACCCGGGCAGAGCAGGAGGACCTCGCAACGCTCGGCCAGATGCCGCGTCAGTTCGTGCGCCACAATACCTCCGCCTCCGCCGGAGTTCTCCGGGAAAATCGAAGCAACTGCGACGCGCCTACCGCAACTGCGCAAGGCGCTATCTTCCATCTGGTGGTGTCGTCACCAGGGAGTGTTCCCGGCTTTCGTTCCGTGCGGCCAGTACTGCAGCGACACACCGAAGCCGAACTCGGGGCCGCGGTATTCGTCGACATTGTCGAATCGGCTCAGGTGCAGTTCCGGCACTACGCGGAGCTTGTCGCCCACCGACGCGCCGACGAAGATCTCGGTCTCAAGCCACTGGGCAGTGGCGGAGACACACAGCAGGCTGCGTATGGCCGGTAGTACGAACTTGAGTTTCACGCAACCTCCTATTATTGCATGACCTAGCTGCGCCAATCTTGCCGCAAGCCGGGCCGCTTGTCAAGCCCATCCGGCTGGCCACTTCTCAGCCTCGCGCCATGGTGTCGACGCCTTCCGGGCACAAGTGCCGGGCAGTGCCGCTGACCGCCTGCGGTCAGCAGGATACTGGCAGCCATAGCGCTCTGCACAAGTGCGCATCTCATTTTTCCGGTCCTCACGGCTATTCAGGCCGGCCAGTGGACGCCATGCCCGGCGTTCGCCCTGTCCTCGCGTTCGATGTGGCTGAGGTCGATTGTCGGCATGCACGGCTTCTCTCCCCGCCGGAGATGTTACGGTCTGCGTCTGGAACGGTCGTCATCGTTTCCGCCACCCCCGGCATTTCGGGCCTCCCGCTCCCGTCCGTCAACCGCGCGGTCGGTCGTTCCGCGCCGCGATCTTCTTCGAAACAGTCCAGATTCGTTCTCCTTCCCACTTCTTCCCAGGCGAGCCTACGTCACTGCCAGTTGTATCAGGTGGCTGGCGCGTGACACGCAGCGCCTGCCTTGGTCCGGTCGGGGCGAATCGCGCCGGGACGGCTGCGAGGTTCCCAGAGATGGCAATCTACCGACCTGCAGCACAACCATGGTCTGCATGGTACGCCGGCTTCGTGGTTCGAGTTCACAACAGGTCGTCTGCCCTCAGGCCCATGGCTGCTACTTCCCGGCCCGTCCGGTGTGCGCGCGGTCGTGCTGGTACATCGGCCACTGGCCGCCGCCGCCCGTGCTCGAAACGGAGAATGCGGAGACGCCCCGGTTATGGCGCGAGACTAGCAGGGCGTTGTTCGGGCCAAGGCAGGGGTCGCTCTCGGCTCCTCCTTCTTCCGAGTACTCCCAGAGCTTCCTGCCTTCCGGACTGAACGCCACGATGTGATACTCTTGTTCAGTCCACCAGCCGCCCGTGTTTCCGGCAAAGTACACGTTGCCGTCTGCCCCGATGACGCACGAACCGGCGGGTGCGGGGTAGTTGTGGCGCTGCCAGTGGAGGGTGCCGTCTTGATTCAGGCAAAAGAGCGTATCCAGTCCGTCACCGAGGTATATCATCCCGGATCCATCAATCACCGGCGGATTGTCAAGGCTGATGCTCACCGGGCTCACCCACCTCTCCGTTCCGTCCGGGTTGAGCGCTACGACCGGCCCGCTGAAGCAATGCATGTAGATGACCCCGTCTTCGCCGATCGCCATCGGGCCGGATTCTCTGACACCTGGGACCGAGTAGCGCCAGCGCACCGATCCATCCGGGCCGATCGCCAGGCAACCTACGACCGTTGTCACGTAGATAGTACCGTCGGCTCCCAGCACGGGAGGCTCGCGCAATTCACTTCCCGTCGGGCAACGCCACCGGATGCCACCATCCGGATTGACCGCGACCATCGAACTGCACCCCGGCACGTACACCGTGCCGTCACCTCCCAGCGCCGGAGCGAGATCCTGAAACCGCCACGGCTGGCCAGTGTCGACGACACACTCCCATACCTTCTGGCCGCTCAACGGGTCGAGCGCTGCCAGTCGAACGAGCTCCTCGTACTTGACCTCGTAGATGCGACTGCTCGAGGCGATCGCCAGCGCGCCACTATTGCCGCTCCCCGGAATGCTGCACTTGATTGCGCCGGTCGAGTCCAACCCCCAGATGCCGTCACCCGTGGAGACGTATATCATGCCGTCCGGCGCTACAGCAGGCGTGTGCATGTTTCTGGACCCTATCTCCGTCTGCCAGCGAAGGTGGGCCCGCCCCGGATCGAACAGAGCGCACCCAGAAAGCAGGACACCGGCTATGGCGAGCGGTACGATTGCGGCATTCCTCATCCGACCTCCACTCTCCTTGGCCTGATCAGCGGCGAGCTGGCGAGCCACTGCGTCGGGTTCCACTCGAGCGGCCCTTCGGCCTTCGACGGCCGTGTCCGGGAGCACCCGACCTTGCCCGGGCATCTGTCCAGGCCTGCCGGCTCCGCCCGGCCGCTCCGCTCCTCTCTGTCGTTTCGCGTTCCCTCGCACCCGGTTCCCGTTTCCTGTTTCATCATTGCTCCTTCATCTCCTCGTACTTCTCTTCTGTAACCGGACTCTCCATTCCGACATCTCATCCGTCTCTTCTCCCCGCATCCGGAGCCGCACCACCCGCTGCATCGCGTCCCTGGTGTCCAACTTCTTCATGGTTCTGTTCCTACCGTCTCAGCCTGTGGTACGCATATCCAATTGCGGTCAGGCCTACGTCCAGGAACCAGAAGACCAGGGCCGCAGTCCGCAAGCCGGGAGCCGGCCGCAGGGCCCGGTTCGGTCCGCTCTCGCCCGCGGCCTCGATGGTCCTGCCCTTCCAGGTCGCGTGCCCGGTGGAGAGCATGACGACCGAGCGCACGGCAACAAACAGTGCGAGGCTGACCGTCGCCGGGTAGAGGAAGGCGAGGTAGGACGGCACGCCGAAGCGCCGGCCGGACAGCAGCAAGAAGCAGAGCGGCACCGCGATGCCGGCCAGTGCCAGGGGCAGCTGGGAAGGCGCGAGCGCGATACCGAGCCCGGCGAGCACGAGCACTGCAGGCGGCAGGAAGAACAGCAGCACGATCCCGGCCCACGCCAGGGCAAAAGGCGCCAGCGCGCGGTCGAACGCGGCGAATACGCCCTTGGTGAATCCTTCGACGACGCCGGCCCAGTTCTTGTACATCCGGCAGGTTACGAATCGGTGGGCGTCGCAGAAGCACCAGTTCAGGCCGTGCGCCACCACCCGGGCCGCGAAGGCGCGGTCGTCGAGTACCTCGCCCCGAACCGAGGCGTACCCGCCTATCCAGTCATAGGCCTGCCGGCGGAAGAGCATGAACTGCCCGTTGGCGGCGGATATCGGGAGGTGCAGCCGGCGGCAGAGTTCGAAAGGAATGGTGCAGAACACGTGGTGGATGCTGTAGAAAGGCACGACCAGGCGTTCGCCCCAGGTGCGTATCTCCTGGCCGACGATTGCGGACACGAATTCGAGCCGGCCGGGCAAAGCTGCGTCCATGGCGGCCCGCAGCGCGCCCGGCGCGTGTACCGTATCGGCGTCGGTGAAGAGGATCCAGTCACCGGACGTCTCCTCGGACAGCTGCTGACACGCCCAGTTCTTGCCTACCCATCCGGGCGGGCGCGGCAGCCCGGAAAGCACGCGGACGCGGGAGTCGCGGCGGGCGAATTGGGCCAGGATCTGCGCGGTCCGGTCGGTCGAATTGTCGTCCAGCACGACGACTTCGAAGTCGGGATAGTCCTGAGCCAGGAGCGACGGGATGAGGCGCGGCAAGTTCTCCTCCTCATTGCGGGCCGGGACGAGGATAGAGACGCGCGGATAGTGCGGTTGAGACGGGTACCTGCCCAGACGCGGCATGGTCAGCAGGTTGCCGAGGCAGACGGCGAGCACATAGAAGGCCAGCGCCAGCGCCACCCACTGGAGCACGGCGAGGTGTGTCATCAACTCCATCATGGCTGACCATATGCACTGATGGTGCCATCAAGTGACATGGCGCAGATGCGAGACTTAGTGGCAGGCCGGGGCAATGAAGCGTCTCTCCTTGGTCACAGGGCGTCACCGGGCGGATACAGATGTCTGTGTCGTCGGAGAGTCCCTCGTCCATCTTCGATCCTCGGCCGCAGCAGCCCCTGCGGGACGATACTCCCGCCGTCCTGTCCTTCCTGATTCTTGTGTCCTTGTGGTTGGACTTCGCGTCCTCGCAGCTTCCCTGACGCCCTGGGTAGTATCGGTCAGGGCAGCTCATCGAGTAGCTCGACCGGTTGCGGTGCGAGTGAAACGGCGGGCAGTATGGGCGGCAACCCGGCAATCTCCGGTCCGAACGACCGGGTAAGATCCGGACAGGGTTCCTCAACGAATTGCGGCCGGGACTGTCCGCAGGATGAAGGACCAGGGACTCCCCGAGACGATTCGGCGGACCGCAATCCAACGTATCCCTGGATCTATCTCGGGGGCTACCCCCCGAGCAGTCCCGGGGGCGGCGGGGGGCAGGCCCTCCAGAAAGAGGCTTCGAGATTGAGGATACGGGAGTTGTGGCGGTTTTGCGCGGACTTGGCCTAAACTGCAGAGATGCAGCACTGCCGCCGACGGGCCGCAAGTGATGGATGCAAGCACGCCGCTTTTCTGGTCGCCACTCGCCAACCTCTCGCTTCTGCCTTCGGTTCCTCCGCCACGCGATCCCCAGATCGCCTGATTTCTTTGCGCCGCACTTCTGCATTCCGATCTCTGAACCGACCGACACCTGGACCTTTGTGTCTTGGTGTCTTTGTGGTGAGAATCCCCTCCGCGCCTGCCTTCCTTGTCTTCTCTCCGTTTTCTGGCAGACTGTGTCGTGGATACCAGGGGGGACACCGAGCTTGTCCAATGGCTCGAATTTCGCATCCGCGAGCTACCACAGATTGGACTCGTGCCAGACAACAGGTACAACTGACTGTGGCGCATCTATGCTACTGGCCAGTCCTGAGACAAGCTCTACCTCTCCGTATGGACTAAGAAGCGCTTCAAGGTGTCTCGGGACTTGCCCCAATCCCGACCACCTAGGGCATTTCGGACTCTAGATCCCAGATCCAAGATCCGCCTTCGGCATCCGGCCATCCAGTTTGACACGCAGCGGCTAGGGTCAGATTGGGCTCAAGGTGGAGACGCCGTGCAGGCGCGAGCCGGGCTAGGCAGGCTGGTCCGGTAGGGGCTGGATGCAGCGGTCCGTGTCGTAGTTGGGGTTGTTGACCCAGCGGTCGACGCGGTAGGCTTCCATCAGGTCCGGCTTGAACTGGCGGAGGAGGGCGCCGTAGTCTTTGTTCTCCGGGTCGAGCCAGGCATCCCAGTCGTCGCGGGCGATGATGA is a window encoding:
- a CDS encoding PQQ-like beta-propeller repeat protein, encoding MPGQGRVLPDTAVEGRRAARVEPDAVARQLAADQAKESGGRMRNAAIVPLAIAGVLLSGCALFDPGRAHLRWQTEIGSRNMHTPAVAPDGMIYVSTGDGIWGLDSTGAIKCSIPGSGNSGALAIASSSRIYEVKYEELVRLAALDPLSGQKVWECVVDTGQPWRFQDLAPALGGDGTVYVPGCSSMVAVNPDGGIRWRCPTGSELREPPVLGADGTIYVTTVVGCLAIGPDGSVRWRYSVPGVRESGPMAIGEDGVIYMHCFSGPVVALNPDGTERWVSPVSISLDNPPVIDGSGMIYLGDGLDTLFCLNQDGTLHWQRHNYPAPAGSCVIGADGNVYFAGNTGGWWTEQEYHIVAFSPEGRKLWEYSEEGGAESDPCLGPNNALLVSRHNRGVSAFSVSSTGGGGQWPMYQHDRAHTGRAGK
- a CDS encoding glycosyltransferase, coding for MMELMTHLAVLQWVALALAFYVLAVCLGNLLTMPRLGRYPSQPHYPRVSILVPARNEEENLPRLIPSLLAQDYPDFEVVVLDDNSTDRTAQILAQFARRDSRVRVLSGLPRPPGWVGKNWACQQLSEETSGDWILFTDADTVHAPGALRAAMDAALPGRLEFVSAIVGQEIRTWGERLVVPFYSIHHVFCTIPFELCRRLHLPISAANGQFMLFRRQAYDWIGGYASVRGEVLDDRAFAARVVAHGLNWCFCDAHRFVTCRMYKNWAGVVEGFTKGVFAAFDRALAPFALAWAGIVLLFFLPPAVLVLAGLGIALAPSQLPLALAGIAVPLCFLLLSGRRFGVPSYLAFLYPATVSLALFVAVRSVVMLSTGHATWKGRTIEAAGESGPNRALRPAPGLRTAALVFWFLDVGLTAIGYAYHRLRR
- a CDS encoding glycosyltransferase family 4 protein; its protein translation is MEDSALRSCGRRVAVASIFPENSGGGGGIVAHELTRHLAERCEVLLLCPGERTALATNSRGVKVLTVASAGPDQVYYPSLDRSTCNRTIAWLDEFRPEIVHSHDPIMLGAIAQYYALGHSIPFVITLHGLPNRILEFGACELPGFRARRLVQPVVHSYISRFLADCDGIVAINDSVIRALREYPLRARVFPISNGRDLARFRTGRFADMDGRARNLCFIGFLSERKNQMYLLEMLAHLPPDYRLRLVGKTLVPGYERRLRRFASEHGLNNVEFLGQLDQSAIPACLADTHAFVSASRLEVQSLTVIEALASGTPVIGLANETVDELVDDAVGRRLPRETPPAEFARCVERVCSLPQARYDRLCRQATDRVAQMDWTRVVDATAAAYETLVAEFSPLTRPGHAPALGVHGLNPLTYIYGHLNMSASALFYSCHRYWHRLGRLTNAHRSPQAR